One segment of Dolichospermum sp. DET69 DNA contains the following:
- a CDS encoding TAXI family TRAP transporter solute-binding subunit encodes MSTSKNNHQFKFLGFFLALDPFSRLIFLGLGFASLSTFVIVVGNIVNYLTPPHLTIAAGDKTGESYLISEAIKKVIERRTNIKLQVEETKGTTQNIEMLSTGKAQLATAQVDVAAEEIGNLNSLSKANVRTVALLYKDTFQLVVKDPQINQFVQLKGKTVALAASGGQYQSFLTVAKHFGLSEKDFKITGLDSNSKPIPGYNDQFADKDFRENKADAVFRVRAIGNKSIANLVNNYQGKLISIPQAEAMKIKQPAFEATIIPQGAYRGNFPVPSTNLSTVAISRLLLANDQVDASVIRKLIQAIYENRQEIANEIPLDHAEVKPLISSISRPKENSGVDIFLHPGAVAFYEKDKPSFIQEYADYIGLLLTVFLLILQWIHQLKLWIAQSKKNEADEYLKSAISLMKEGKYQLEERQKLLDETFNKAANALVDEKISQESFRTFNEAYKNTREAIERDKQVAQQSIEKVQRDNAAKYIKIVVKLLRHRQQNQNIIIQQKLDIILEKVVSDLVLENISQESFRTFIEAYKATKHSIESKNPSLLN; translated from the coding sequence TTAGCTCTAGATCCTTTCTCTAGGCTGATTTTTTTAGGACTTGGGTTTGCTAGTTTGAGTACCTTTGTCATTGTTGTTGGGAATATTGTCAATTATCTCACACCACCTCATCTGACAATAGCTGCTGGAGATAAAACAGGAGAAAGTTATCTTATCAGTGAAGCTATCAAAAAGGTAATTGAACGGAGAACTAATATCAAACTGCAAGTAGAAGAAACTAAAGGAACAACCCAAAATATAGAAATGTTATCCACAGGAAAAGCTCAGTTAGCAACGGCTCAAGTAGATGTTGCTGCTGAGGAAATTGGTAATTTAAATTCTCTGTCAAAAGCGAATGTGAGAACAGTAGCTTTATTGTACAAAGATACTTTTCAGCTAGTTGTAAAAGATCCGCAAATCAATCAATTTGTGCAATTGAAAGGGAAGACTGTTGCTTTAGCTGCTAGTGGTGGACAATACCAATCTTTTCTCACAGTAGCAAAGCATTTTGGTTTGAGTGAAAAAGACTTTAAGATTACAGGTTTAGATAGTAATAGTAAGCCTATTCCTGGCTATAATGATCAATTTGCAGATAAAGATTTTCGGGAAAATAAAGCTGATGCTGTATTTCGTGTTCGAGCTATAGGCAATAAATCTATTGCGAATCTTGTCAATAATTATCAGGGAAAATTAATATCAATTCCCCAAGCAGAAGCGATGAAAATTAAGCAACCTGCCTTTGAAGCTACGATAATTCCTCAAGGTGCATATAGAGGCAATTTCCCTGTTCCTTCCACTAATTTATCTACAGTAGCAATATCAAGATTGCTATTAGCAAATGATCAAGTAGATGCTAGTGTTATCAGAAAATTAATTCAAGCTATCTATGAAAATCGGCAAGAAATAGCTAATGAAATTCCTCTAGATCATGCTGAAGTTAAACCATTAATTTCTAGTATCAGCCGTCCTAAAGAAAATAGTGGTGTTGATATTTTCTTACATCCTGGTGCTGTGGCTTTTTATGAAAAAGATAAACCATCTTTTATTCAAGAATACGCTGATTATATAGGGTTATTATTAACGGTATTTTTATTAATATTACAATGGATTCATCAACTTAAATTATGGATTGCCCAAAGTAAAAAAAATGAGGCTGATGAATATCTAAAATCAGCAATTAGCTTAATGAAAGAAGGAAAATATCAACTTGAAGAAAGACAAAAGCTTTTGGATGAAACATTTAATAAAGCTGCTAACGCATTGGTTGATGAAAAAATTTCCCAAGAGTCATTTCGGACTTTTAACGAAGCCTATAAAAATACTAGAGAAGCAATAGAAAGAGATAAACAAGTTGCTCAACAATCTATTGAAAAAGTTCAAAGAGATAATGCAGCTAAATATATTAAAATAGTGGTTAAATTGCTAAGACATCGCCAACAGAATCAGAATATAATCATTCAACAAAAGTTAGATATTATTCTAGAAAAAGTAGTGAGTGATTTAGTTTTAGAAAATATTTCTCAAGAATCGTTCCGAACTTTCATTGAAGCATACAAAGCTACCAAGCATTCTATTGAAAGCAAGAACCCCTCATTATTAAATTAA
- the uvrC gene encoding excinuclease ABC subunit UvrC, which produces MTISEKILPLYKNPERLETRLGEIPAEPGVYLMRDGSDRLIYIGKSRKLRSRVRSYFRDSTNKTERINTMVKLVTEIEFIVTDTEAEALALEANLIKQHQPYFNVLLKDDKKYPYLCITYSEAYPRIFITRKRKLGKAKDKYYGPYTDSSLLREILHLCNRIFPVRQRPQPLFKDRPCLNYDIGRCPGVCQQLISVEEYHKIIQKIAMVFQGRTQELIDILTAQMDIAAEELNFETAAKVRDQINGLKSLNAAQKVSLPDDTVSRDAIALAADDQHAYIQLFQIRAGQLVGRLAFVANSHAEPGAILQRVLEEHYQTAESVEIPSEILVQHDLPDSEILSNILTERKGRKVAILSPLRQSKAELIEMVEKNAQYELQRMQKLGDSNLQATQDLAAILDLSDLPKRIEGYDISHIQGTNAVASQVVFIDGLPAKQHYRHYKIKNPDITIGHSDDFASLAEVINRRFRKYIEDPKLARLGNSDWPDLIMIDGGKGQLSAVMGILSEMNLLADLRVISLAKKREEIFLPNSSQPLETDAEQPGVQLLRRLRDEAHRFAVSFHRQQRSDKLKRSHLDEIPGLGQNRQKLLLAHFRSVDYIRQATPIQLTEVPGIGSRLAQDIYDYFHPV; this is translated from the coding sequence GTGACTATATCTGAGAAAATATTACCACTGTATAAAAACCCAGAACGCTTAGAAACTCGTCTGGGGGAGATTCCCGCAGAACCGGGAGTTTATTTGATGCGAGATGGCAGCGATCGCTTAATATATATAGGTAAATCTCGAAAATTGCGTTCTCGTGTCCGTTCCTATTTCCGCGACTCTACCAACAAGACGGAACGCATTAATACAATGGTTAAGTTGGTGACAGAAATTGAATTTATTGTCACTGATACCGAAGCAGAAGCATTAGCACTAGAAGCCAATTTAATTAAGCAGCATCAACCGTATTTTAACGTTTTACTCAAAGATGATAAAAAATATCCTTATCTTTGTATTACTTATTCAGAAGCATATCCGCGTATTTTTATTACCCGCAAACGTAAATTAGGAAAAGCCAAAGATAAATACTATGGACCTTATACGGATTCTAGTTTGTTGAGAGAAATATTACACCTATGTAACCGAATTTTTCCCGTCAGACAAAGACCACAACCTTTATTTAAAGATCGTCCTTGTTTAAATTATGATATTGGTCGTTGTCCTGGAGTTTGTCAACAGTTAATTTCTGTAGAAGAATACCATAAAATTATTCAAAAAATAGCAATGGTTTTTCAAGGAAGGACTCAGGAACTAATTGATATTTTGACAGCACAAATGGACATTGCTGCGGAAGAATTAAATTTTGAAACTGCGGCCAAAGTCCGTGATCAAATTAATGGTTTAAAATCTCTCAATGCAGCCCAAAAAGTCTCCTTACCTGATGATACAGTATCACGAGATGCCATTGCTTTAGCCGCAGATGATCAACACGCCTATATTCAATTATTCCAAATTCGCGCAGGTCAATTAGTTGGACGTTTGGCTTTTGTCGCTAATTCCCACGCAGAACCAGGAGCAATTCTACAACGAGTTTTAGAGGAACATTACCAAACTGCGGAAAGTGTAGAAATTCCTAGCGAGATTTTAGTGCAACATGATTTACCAGATAGTGAAATTTTGTCCAATATTTTGACAGAACGCAAAGGCAGAAAAGTAGCAATTTTATCTCCTTTGCGACAAAGTAAAGCCGAATTAATAGAAATGGTGGAAAAAAATGCCCAATATGAGTTACAAAGAATGCAAAAATTGGGAGATAGTAATTTACAAGCAACTCAAGATTTAGCTGCTATTCTCGATTTATCAGATTTACCAAAACGGATTGAAGGTTATGATATTTCCCATATTCAAGGTACTAATGCGGTAGCTTCCCAAGTCGTATTTATTGATGGTTTACCAGCAAAACAACATTACCGACATTACAAAATTAAAAATCCTGATATTACCATTGGACATTCAGATGATTTTGCTAGTTTAGCGGAAGTTATTAATAGAAGATTTAGAAAATATATTGAAGATCCCAAATTAGCAAGATTGGGTAATTCTGACTGGCCTGATTTAATTATGATTGATGGTGGTAAAGGTCAATTATCTGCGGTTATGGGTATTTTATCAGAAATGAATTTATTAGCAGATTTGCGAGTTATTAGTTTAGCTAAAAAGCGCGAAGAAATATTTTTACCAAACTCATCTCAACCTTTAGAAACAGACGCAGAACAACCAGGAGTACAGTTATTACGACGTTTGCGAGATGAAGCACATAGATTTGCTGTGAGTTTTCATCGTCAGCAAAGAAGTGATAAGTTGAAAAGGTCGCATTTGGATGAAATTCCCGGTTTAGGACAAAATCGGCAAAAGTTGCTATTAGCTCATTTTCGCTCTGTTGATTATATTCGTCAAGCCACACCTATACAATTAACGGAAGTTCCCGGAATTGGTTCCCGGTTAGCGCAAGATATTTATGATTATTTCCACCCTGTTTAA
- a CDS encoding tetratricopeptide repeat protein, with translation MKISLCMIVKNEDTSLPKCLGSVKNFVDEIIVLDTGSTDKTPQIAEQFGAKVHYFTWNNNFSTARNEALKYVTGDWILVLDADETLTPEIIPLIKSVINKEEYLVINLVRQEVGSTQSPYSLVSRLFRNHPDIYFDRPYHALIDDSVTAILTKETDWEIGYLPGVAILHTGYQKAVINEQNKYAKAAAAMEEFFANHPHDAYVCSKLGALYMQMGKIDAGMELLNRGLNQIIGNQVNENKKSVTKLKQLQSQKVEVSLDEDINYDILYELHYHLGIAHAHLQNLPIAISHYQNAVKLPIYPLLKLGGYNNLGNLLKNVGDLQGAKIAYETAIKIDPNFVTGYYNLGMVCKAMGLFAEAIDSYNNAINLNPDYAEAYQNLGVVLLKIGDVPRSLEAFEYAIALHELNNPEEAQRLHQGLKEMGLF, from the coding sequence ATGAAAATTAGTCTGTGCATGATTGTCAAAAATGAGGACACTTCTTTACCAAAGTGCTTGGGAAGTGTTAAAAATTTTGTTGATGAAATTATAGTTCTTGATACGGGTTCAACTGATAAAACTCCGCAAATAGCAGAACAATTTGGAGCAAAAGTTCATTATTTTACCTGGAATAATAATTTTAGTACGGCTAGAAATGAGGCTTTAAAATATGTTACAGGTGATTGGATTTTAGTTTTAGATGCTGATGAAACTTTAACACCAGAAATTATCCCGTTAATCAAATCAGTGATTAATAAAGAAGAATATCTTGTTATTAATTTAGTTCGTCAAGAAGTCGGTTCAACACAATCACCTTATTCTCTGGTTTCTCGACTATTTCGGAATCATCCAGATATATATTTTGATCGCCCTTATCATGCTTTAATTGATGATAGTGTAACCGCAATTTTAACTAAAGAAACAGATTGGGAAATTGGTTATTTACCAGGAGTTGCAATTTTGCATACTGGTTATCAAAAAGCTGTGATTAATGAGCAAAATAAATATGCTAAAGCCGCAGCAGCAATGGAAGAGTTTTTTGCAAATCATCCCCATGATGCTTATGTTTGCAGTAAGTTGGGGGCTTTGTATATGCAAATGGGCAAAATTGATGCGGGTATGGAGTTATTAAATCGGGGATTAAATCAAATCATTGGGAATCAAGTCAATGAAAATAAAAAATCGGTAACTAAATTAAAACAGTTACAATCACAAAAAGTTGAAGTTTCTCTTGATGAAGATATAAATTATGATATTTTATATGAATTACATTATCATTTAGGGATTGCTCATGCACATTTACAAAATTTACCAATAGCCATTTCTCATTATCAAAATGCGGTGAAATTACCTATTTATCCGCTTTTAAAATTAGGAGGATATAATAATTTAGGGAATTTATTAAAAAATGTGGGAGATTTACAAGGAGCAAAAATTGCTTATGAAACAGCCATAAAAATTGATCCTAATTTTGTAACGGGTTATTATAATTTAGGAATGGTATGTAAAGCCATGGGTTTATTTGCTGAAGCAATTGATTCCTATAATAACGCTATTAATTTAAATCCTGATTATGCCGAAGCTTATCAAAATTTAGGGGTTGTGCTGTTGAAAATTGGTGATGTTCCCAGAAGTTTAGAAGCTTTTGAATATGCTATAGCTCTCCATGAATTAAACAACCCTGAAGAAGCACAAAGACTTCATCAGGGTTTGAAGGAAATGGGTTTATTTTGA
- a CDS encoding endonuclease, giving the protein MREIQSLLISFLVMFLITFNLNVLPVEAQAAVERLTIGSFNVENLDPSDNLRFKQIAKIIANDLNAPDILALIEVQDDNGKIDDTVTTANLTYKTLTTAIKTEGGPVYQFSDISPVDDLDGGEPGGNIRVGYIYNPAKVSLAQGQSGGSQDAVEVILKNGSVSLSRNPSRIQPNSPAFENSRKPLAGEFVVGNKKVFIIANHFVSKSNNNNKESQRIQQAQIVEDFVSQILAKDSQSNIVVVGDLNDGPNSTTLRTLTDRTLVNLPVKLLPSDDAYSFIFQGQKELIDYILVNQQLAQTNPRIRIAHVNANQPRNSRASDHDPLVATINLTSGQNPGANPIVIPSGASSNIFPSLKGLSLQEKIRQSYSPTRTIGYGAARDKMFGDIDNQNGKVIDIYGGRVITLDDGNDPSQAAGSQGFNTEHSWPQSKGAGQEPQRSDLHHLFPSDAKINGERGNKVFAEIPDDKTKKWLKGDISQTNKPTASINEFSESTNSLFEPRESVKGDLARAVFYFYTIHKSQADDSYFAEQKQTLCNWNKLDPPSSTEIARSNSIAALQGNENPFVIDATLPERAYCNLT; this is encoded by the coding sequence ATGCGTGAAATCCAATCTCTACTGATAAGTTTTTTAGTGATGTTTCTCATAACCTTCAACCTAAACGTTCTGCCTGTCGAGGCACAGGCTGCGGTTGAACGATTAACAATCGGTTCATTTAATGTGGAAAATCTCGACCCCTCAGATAATCTGCGGTTCAAGCAAATCGCCAAAATTATTGCCAATGACCTCAATGCTCCTGATATTTTAGCCCTGATAGAAGTCCAGGACGATAATGGGAAGATCGATGACACCGTAACAACCGCCAACCTCACTTACAAAACCCTAACCACAGCCATTAAAACTGAGGGTGGACCAGTCTATCAATTCTCTGATATCTCACCTGTAGATGATTTAGACGGTGGTGAGCCTGGAGGTAACATTCGGGTTGGTTATATTTATAATCCGGCAAAAGTCAGCCTCGCTCAGGGACAAAGCGGAGGATCTCAAGATGCGGTTGAAGTAATTTTAAAAAACGGGTCAGTCTCATTGTCACGTAATCCCAGTCGGATTCAACCCAACAGCCCAGCATTCGAGAATAGCCGCAAACCATTAGCAGGAGAGTTCGTCGTTGGTAATAAGAAAGTCTTTATCATTGCGAATCACTTCGTATCGAAAAGTAATAACAATAACAAAGAATCTCAGCGGATTCAACAAGCCCAGATTGTCGAAGATTTTGTCAGCCAAATCCTAGCAAAGGACAGCCAAAGTAACATTGTTGTGGTGGGGGACTTAAACGATGGGCCAAATTCAACGACGCTAAGAACTTTGACTGATAGAACATTGGTTAATCTACCAGTTAAATTGTTGCCATCTGATGATGCTTATTCATTTATCTTTCAGGGACAGAAAGAATTGATTGACTACATTTTAGTCAATCAACAACTCGCTCAAACTAATCCGAGGATCCGTATTGCTCACGTTAATGCGAATCAACCGAGAAACAGCAGAGCTAGTGACCACGACCCATTAGTTGCCACAATTAATCTTACATCTGGTCAAAATCCTGGAGCAAACCCCATTGTCATCCCAAGTGGAGCATCGAGCAATATATTTCCATCTTTGAAAGGTCTGAGTTTGCAGGAGAAGATTCGTCAAAGTTATTCGCCCACTCGAACTATTGGTTATGGAGCCGCTAGAGATAAGATGTTTGGTGATATTGACAATCAAAATGGCAAAGTAATCGATATTTATGGTGGGCGAGTCATCACCTTAGACGATGGGAATGACCCCAGTCAAGCAGCCGGAAGTCAAGGTTTTAACACCGAGCACTCCTGGCCACAAAGTAAGGGGGCAGGGCAAGAGCCTCAAAGGAGTGATTTACACCATTTGTTCCCTTCAGATGCTAAAATCAATGGTGAGCGAGGCAACAAAGTTTTTGCAGAGATACCCGACGACAAAACTAAGAAATGGTTGAAAGGAGATATTTCTCAAACAAATAAGCCTACTGCAAGTATCAATGAATTTAGTGAATCTACCAATAGTTTGTTCGAGCCAAGAGAATCGGTAAAGGGAGATCTTGCCAGAGCAGTATTCTACTTTTATACAATTCACAAATCTCAAGCTGATGACAGTTACTTTGCTGAACAAAAGCAAACTTTATGTAATTGGAATAAACTAGACCCACCTTCAAGCACAGAGATAGCCAGAAGCAATTCTATTGCTGCACTACAAGGGAATGAAAACCCTTTTGTGATTGATGCTACATTACCCGAACGGGCTTATTGCAATCTTACGTAA
- a CDS encoding pyridoxal phosphate-dependent aminotransferase, which yields MKLAARVSQVTPSITLAIAAKAKAMKAEGIDVCSFSAGEPDFDTPAHIKAAATKALDEGKTKYGPAAGEPKLREAIAHKLKHDNGLDYKSENVLVTNGGKHSLYNLIVALIDPGDEVIIPSPYWLSYPEMVTLVGGKSVIVETDASTGYKITPEQLKKAITPKTKLFVLNSPSNPTGMVYSPAEIKALAKVIVDAGIYVVSDEIYEKILYDGAEHISIGSLGKDIFDLTLISNGFAKGYSMTGWRLGYLAGPVEIIKAASTIQGHSTSNVCTFAQYGAIAALESSQDCVEEMRQAFAKRRQVMFARLSAIPGLSTAKPDGAFYLFPDISKTGLKSLEFCDALLAEHQVALIPGVAFGADKNIRLSYATDMATIEKGMDRLEKFVRSRI from the coding sequence ATGAAGCTGGCAGCAAGAGTAAGTCAGGTAACACCCTCCATCACCTTAGCCATCGCCGCTAAAGCTAAGGCCATGAAAGCCGAGGGAATAGATGTTTGTAGTTTTAGCGCTGGAGAACCGGATTTTGACACCCCAGCGCATATCAAAGCCGCAGCTACAAAAGCTTTGGATGAAGGTAAAACCAAGTATGGTCCAGCCGCTGGAGAACCAAAGTTACGAGAAGCGATCGCCCACAAGCTAAAACATGATAATGGTCTTGATTATAAGTCGGAGAATGTCCTTGTCACCAATGGCGGTAAACATTCTCTCTATAACTTGATTGTGGCATTGATTGACCCCGGTGATGAGGTAATTATTCCTTCACCCTACTGGCTAAGTTATCCCGAAATGGTAACTTTAGTTGGTGGAAAGTCGGTAATTGTGGAAACAGATGCTTCCACAGGGTACAAAATCACACCAGAACAACTCAAAAAGGCAATTACCCCAAAAACTAAGTTATTTGTCCTCAACTCCCCTTCAAACCCCACAGGGATGGTATACAGCCCTGCGGAAATCAAAGCCTTGGCAAAGGTGATAGTTGATGCAGGTATTTATGTTGTTTCTGACGAAATCTACGAAAAGATTCTCTATGACGGTGCGGAACATATCAGCATTGGTTCTCTAGGAAAGGATATTTTTGACCTTACCTTGATTAGTAACGGTTTCGCTAAGGGTTATTCTATGACCGGTTGGCGACTTGGTTACTTAGCAGGGCCTGTGGAAATTATCAAAGCTGCCAGCACCATTCAAGGACATAGTACATCCAATGTGTGTACTTTTGCTCAATATGGAGCGATCGCCGCTTTGGAGAGTTCCCAAGACTGTGTAGAGGAAATGCGTCAAGCTTTCGCTAAACGTCGTCAGGTAATGTTTGCCAGACTCAGTGCTATTCCTGGTTTAAGTACCGCTAAACCAGACGGTGCTTTTTACCTATTTCCTGATATCAGCAAAACTGGCTTGAAATCCCTGGAATTTTGTGATGCTTTATTAGCAGAACATCAAGTTGCACTAATTCCTGGTGTGGCTTTTGGTGCTGATAAAAACATTCGTCTTTCCTACGCTACTGATATGGCGACAATTGAAAAGGGAATGGATAGATTAGAGAAATTCGTGCGTTCTCGAATTTAG
- a CDS encoding glycosyltransferase family 39 protein, with protein MIKLLNLPKIWYFLGLIIWVVPLLLLNHGQHSLIAHDETTYAIRSRWMLESGDWLTPQSWSELAYEKTPGFYWILASIYTMFGISEVTSRLPSQIASILSIFLVYEIARMLLNKRIAWLSSAILSVSFLWLQVSRLVAPDIITICIALFGILCLLKAELHNKYRSYWGFGAGLSFGLGFLIKGQLIFVPFIGLLPYLIWQNRRHQHLNNYAVYVGFIIGFVPVITWFWLSYQSYGVIVFEQFFNLVTRLATKQIHGNSPFYYLWNLPIKSFPWTLFSILGLFLVCSRSSIKNILILVVCPVIIFLEISIISTRLPHYTLMLCPWIAILAGIALNWLGDIYNQHFEQTKYFFLPRNLSYIFGSLGAIVLILGIILNTGLIPITVSDGADIKNYSSIGVVLGLGWLFLPIVWLARHRFRQKFLTANYWLASWLIPAWLALAVAGGNGLLSNYSPDVKLFVKQPEISPVLKNYPIDFVVQKTETMTTGGDKPLLLLTFETPHWGKRFQKVADVPVNNYAWVSPEPEVGLSANERLIGTFRDWKLIQVVEKK; from the coding sequence GGATGCTAGAGTCTGGAGATTGGTTAACTCCCCAATCTTGGTCAGAACTGGCTTATGAAAAAACACCAGGTTTTTATTGGATTTTAGCATCTATTTACACAATGTTTGGTATTAGTGAGGTAACATCTCGATTACCTTCTCAAATTGCTTCTATTCTCAGTATTTTCCTAGTTTATGAAATAGCCAGGATGCTGTTAAATAAACGCATAGCTTGGTTAAGTTCTGCCATCTTATCGGTATCTTTTCTATGGTTACAGGTTAGTAGGTTAGTTGCTCCAGATATTATTACTATTTGTATTGCTCTTTTTGGTATTTTATGCTTATTAAAAGCAGAATTACATAATAAATATCGCTCTTATTGGGGTTTTGGTGCAGGGTTAAGTTTTGGGTTAGGATTTTTAATTAAAGGTCAATTAATATTTGTACCATTTATCGGTTTATTACCTTATTTAATTTGGCAAAATCGTCGTCATCAGCATCTTAATAACTATGCCGTATATGTCGGTTTTATAATTGGTTTTGTCCCTGTAATTACATGGTTTTGGTTAAGTTATCAAAGTTATGGAGTTATAGTTTTTGAACAATTTTTTAATTTAGTAACAAGACTAGCAACAAAACAAATTCATGGAAATTCCCCTTTTTACTATTTATGGAACTTACCAATTAAATCATTTCCTTGGACTTTATTTAGTATTTTGGGTTTATTCTTAGTATGTAGTCGTTCTTCAATTAAGAATATTTTAATATTAGTTGTTTGTCCTGTAATTATATTCCTAGAAATTAGCATAATTTCTACTCGTTTACCCCATTATACTCTGATGCTTTGTCCTTGGATAGCCATTTTAGCCGGAATAGCATTAAACTGGTTAGGAGATATTTATAATCAGCATTTTGAACAAACAAAATATTTTTTCTTACCTCGGAATCTTAGTTATATATTTGGTAGTTTAGGTGCTATTGTATTGATATTAGGAATAATATTAAATACAGGACTTATTCCAATTACTGTTAGTGATGGAGCAGATATCAAAAATTATTCATCAATCGGTGTCGTATTAGGATTAGGTTGGTTATTTTTACCAATAGTTTGGCTTGCACGTCATCGTTTTCGACAAAAATTTTTAACAGCTAACTATTGGTTAGCAAGTTGGTTAATACCTGCATGGTTAGCTTTAGCTGTAGCTGGTGGTAATGGGTTATTAAGTAATTATAGTCCTGATGTAAAATTGTTTGTGAAGCAACCAGAAATTTCTCCTGTCCTCAAAAATTATCCTATTGATTTTGTAGTACAAAAAACAGAAACAATGACAACAGGTGGTGATAAACCTTTATTATTACTTACTTTTGAAACTCCTCATTGGGGAAAGCGATTTCAAAAAGTTGCAGATGTTCCTGTAAATAATTATGCTTGGGTTAGTCCTGAACCGGAAGTAGGTTTATCAGCTAATGAACGTTTAATTGGTACTTTTCGAGATTGGAAATTGATTCAGGTAGTTGAAAAAAAATAA